From the Gossypium hirsutum isolate 1008001.06 chromosome A02, Gossypium_hirsutum_v2.1, whole genome shotgun sequence genome, the window TTGCTCTcaaagaccttctaattcataatataaagcaatttcatacaaattgcttcagaaaccaagtttttcaatttattcaatttagtccctaatttccaattggacatcttatacttagaatttcttcatgaaactttaaaaaatgcatataatcatattataggcctcataataaccataaaataaatattttgatgtcagatttgtggtcccgaaaccactattctgactaggccctatttcgggatgttacatgatttgccaaagcctcaagagatatttcctctttcttatgttttagacttcttttaaagtctttccaagatggaggaagtttgtctattatggaggatacaacaatcatttcatccattttcatatcatattgcttgaattgattcagcatcttttcaatatcataGAATTGTTACATAACAGAATGACCATCaatcatttgataattattgaaacgactgacaagaaatttcttacttgtaacatcttcggtcatgcATCTTGtttccaatttgtcccataattcttaaCGGTAACCTCATTTTGATAGGTGttgaacaaaccatcagataaaccatttaatatgtggcctatgcacatgtaatcagcattgtcccatttttgtttttcttggGTTGCAGCAACATATTCATTTTCAGTCTCATTAGGTCTTGGAGTAtctaaaacataagcaatcttcaaagttgataataagaagtgcatTTTTTTCTGCCATCGCcaaaaattgccaccatcaaaccgatcaagtttgacaaaattggaagccaactcccttaatGTTCCACTTTCATgagttgtggtagtcatcatgacatataaccttaaaattgttagtacaaatctccggtgaagaaaatctcgaacacatgaACGAAACTTGAAcagaagaagaaataggacaaggcttcaaggcgtgtatcaagccactatctttaaggttatattcgcccccacctatcttcggtgcgtaaacgagttccaagcaaattaacctcgaggatacaatgaagccaatgactatttgcgttttgcactgacgagaatagcccactacacactgagcaatgtatgacaagaaactcaatttctataaaggatttttgcagtaatactttatagaataatctaataatattagaaaacgaaggaaggaaagaaagaatattagaatctGTTGGTAtgagtttcaaatgaaatcttattcttatttataggaattttcatgtcttttcatagagacatcttttaTCAATAGGTGTCattctgaataataatgtcttcaaaataaacacataattattcatttaattataactattcaaataatattatttaaatagttataattctttttcaaaaaataaaataatataatcttttgattaattacaccaattcatttatagttattggaacattataaatatttgaaaatgttctgACATACACTTGCCTTAGTCAAGTTTTTAATTAGTTCACGATGCATCTTTGACTCTTaaaccttattattattattgttacccTTGCATCGTGAAGATTTAATTTGTtaatggtttaattttttttaattttgtttataggATGAATTTTCTTAAAAGTAGGTTTGTATGGCTATATTATTtgtctttaatatatattttgattgTTGTGATATATGGCATGATTGAATTAATGGATGTGATCTTTTGTTAAGTATGATTTATAATGCAAGTTTAGTTATCGATTCTGTTTGgtttaattgatgaatggttGAGATTTTAATTATGAGTGGGCTAGGAATTAATAAGATGCCATAATAAAGGTAAGATGGGAACGGTTGGTTGTGGATTGGTGCAAAGTGAACACTGATGGGGCTATACAAAGTGATGATGACATGGTTGTGACAGGTGGTGATACTCTTGATGAATGGTTGAGATTTTAATTATGAGTGGGCTAGGAATTAATAAGATGCCATAATAAAGGTAAGATGGGAACGGTTGGTTGTTGATTGGTGCAAAGTGAACACTGATGGGGCTATACAAAGTGATGATGACATGGTTGTGACAGGTGGTGATACTCTTGTTGGACGACACACGTTAGTAAACAAAATAGataaatgtaataaataaatatttatatataaaataaaatataaatagaataatttatatttaattctttaaatacaaaaatcaatcaaaatcgtaacaaaaattgaaattgaaaataagaaTAGAGATTTTACTAAACGTTGAGGTCTGTGAAatacagtttccttaagacaaatTTAGCCGCTTTACGGTACTTGGAGAAATGTTGGACGAATGTCTCCTAGGATACAACAACTCAATGATCAAAGTAGCAGCGCCTCTGCCAGGGGCGAAGGTAGGGGGGTTAGCAGTGGCACCggccccctaaaatgtaaaatttctctttaggcccttaaaattttttaaaaattttaaattagtaaagttaTAATTGAACTTtgaccccctaaaattataaaaattcgatttaatcctttacaaatcataaatatatagactataaaaaattaaaatttcatctggCCTCCTTAAAAAATTGTTTTGGCTTCGCTCCTTACCTCTGCAACGAtcggattaaatcaaattttttaggAGCATTGGGGTGCATATGACAGACTTGTTCATGCCTGGCAACTGGGAGCTAGGCGAGTGAACTTGGAGTTGGATGATATGTCAATTGTCCAAATGGTGAATGGGCAAGGAAATGTTGTGTTCTGAGCTATACAGTGGAGTTGAGATgttaaagtaaaatatatatttaataaaggGAACCGTGTTGCTGATGCAATGGTTTTGGTCTGTCTATAGGCAAATaaacaatctttttttttaagcATATTTCATGGATCCATCGTTAATTCTActaattttcttaaacatattgtCCATAACATCATTGATGAAATCACGTATCGTGGAGTGTGAATATCCACCATTGATCAAAGCTTTCCTACTCTATTCACTCATCCCTTTTACCCTCTTTCTAACATCACTATTCTACTCCATCACACACCAGATTCCTTTATCGTTTCAGCCCTCACTATTTCAAGTTCACCCCTATTTATAACATCTCTCCTAGAATCTATGTTAATTTCCACTGCTAATCCCAACTCCCTCACCAATTCAAACACGTTTAGCTGTTGCTCTGCGTAAAGGGGCCACGCCGTCATCAGAACACCAAACAATATACTTTTTAGTGTTGAGTTCCACCCACAGTGCGATATGAACCCTCCAATCACCGAGTGACCCAAAATCACTACTTGTAGCGTGCAACCAATGATCTTACCTATGTCATGTGTCCGATTTGAAAACCCTTCCAGAAAAACCTCCGACGAATCGTCATAATCAGTTGGGCTTGCCATTAAACTTTTGGATGGGTCTAGAGATTGGCATAGTGACCACAAGAACCAATGCCCACTTTGTTCCAGCGCACAAACGATCTCTTTCACTTGATCCCCATTGAAACTCCCTCCGCTCTTGAAGTGGAGAAACACCATAGATGAAATAGGTTGTTCATCCAGCTATATCATGATATCAGAACTCTGATGGACCTCACTTTCATTATCAAGATCCAATATAGGTCCCATTGGACATATGGGTGGTACATTTCCATAAGAAAGGGAACTAATTACATGGGATTCCAGCTCCCAAAATGTGTTTATCATTATACCCTTGGCCTTTCTTAGCCCTCTTACCAAGGTATTCATCATAGGAAGAGATTCAGGTTTGAGCATAACAGTGGGAAAGAGTTTAGATGAAACAAGGTTGAGATAAGAGGGTATGGTGAACTCAGTGTCTGAGTTCTTTAACTCAACGATGTTAACATTTTGCTTATCCTGAAGGGCTAATGCATAAAATTAAAAGCCGAGAAAAGCTGTACCCGATACATAGAAAACATAACTCAGAACATCAAACTCATTACCCAAATCGATTAAAGGAGTTAGAAACACGACGAGAATAAACCCGTAAGTCGATGTGAGTCAATCCCTGAGCTGGAGTACTGTACAATATTGGCGGCAACCTTTTTCACCAAGGGCCCATGGATCTGCACTAAAGAAGTGATAAAATCAGCGACAGCGACATCTTTGTGGGTTGCAGGTGGAGGGAGGTGGATGAATTTGATGCAAGTGGCAGTGAAAGAGTCGACGTAGGCAGCAATTTTTGGATCAAGGTCTAGCTTCATGGTgagaacatgtaacaccccaaatcctaaatcgtcaccgaaacagggttatgaggcattactgaacatataaaaaatttacaaataattcttaaataaataataaacatattataatataatcataaattcatataaaacttTTGCTAATTGacttcattaaaaaaaatcaatataacccctttataaatatttaaccttcCCTACAATTTCAAATAGCAATCAATTCAAAACCAATATCACAATCCATACAATTTTATATTCAAATACATTGAAACATAACTTAAACATCAACTTAGTAATTTACTAAATAAACATTcgcatatattatttaatttaataaacgtCATTCATTCTATTTCAACTTGTTACAACTATACCAAATATGTTATGATAATTCTATTTCTATTTCAttaaaccaagtatcaaaatatcattttagtatCAATTTCAACCAAAAGCATAAGACATTTTCAAGTGACCAACATAACaccctagtacatgccactttaccaaaaTAAAGATTACATCACCAAATTTTGTGCTGGAGTCTAGATTGCTCTGGATGTTGAATCGGGACCTTAATTTCTActaacctgtgcacggaaacaaccgcgtgctgagtatttcatactcagtggtattactataattcaaattataatataacaaccaagtaaattaaatcatttaactttaaaatttaccaaaCTAATTCATATATAACTTTCATTTCTCAATATTTACAATTCATTTTGGCTTTTCATTAGTTAACATAATATATTATCACATTGAGCCATTATTTATCTCAAGAACATTTAGTTCATGCTttctattcacattttcatattcaattcacattttcaaatcatattTCACAATCACGTTTCTTTTCAATGGCTCAACTGATTCATTTCGTTCGatttaacttttcatttaattacccctattaacggacttggactttggcggatacacggatctaaccaaacacaccaaattggcacctagtgcttCATTGGATAGTTCGAAGTAatatttgacacccagtgcctcatcggcctAGTCGAAGTAAAGTTGGTACGAGTACCTCAttgaatctatccgaagtaacagtatgacacctactgtctcatcgactcaaggtcaaaGTATCTCTGAATtcttccaatcttatggcat encodes:
- the LOC107951554 gene encoding anthocyanidin 3-O-glucosyltransferase 2-like, producing the protein MVFLHFKSGGSFNGDQVKEIVCALEQSGHWFLWSLCQSLDPSKSLMASPTDYDDSSEVFLEGFSNRTHDIGKIIGCTLQVVILGHSVIGGFISHCGWNSTLKSILFGVLMTAWPLYAEQQLNVFELVRELGLAVEINIDSRRDVINRGELEIVRAETIKESGV
- the LOC121211035 gene encoding anthocyanidin 3-O-glucosyltransferase 6-like, producing MKLDLDPKIAAYVDSFTATCIKFIHLPPPATHKDVAVADFITSLVQIHGPLVKKVAANIVQYSSSGIDSHRLTALQDKQNVNIVELKNSDTEFTIPSYLNLVSSKLFPTVMLKPESLPMMNTLVRGLRKAKGIMINTFWELESHVISSLSYGNVPPICPMGPILDLDNESEVHQSSDIMI